In one Vicugna pacos chromosome 22, VicPac4, whole genome shotgun sequence genomic region, the following are encoded:
- the KANK3 gene encoding KN motif and ankyrin repeat domain-containing protein 3, whose translation MAKFALNQNLPVSPGLLGLTPPSAPVMPVDLGGPRLCPGASAGARSPSSPYSVETPYGFHLDLDFLKYVEELERGPATRRAPGPQAARRPRASRTGLAGARSPGVWTSSESLASDDGGASGALSPGAPSGLLLPQLSPRAPVRNPRVEHTLLETSRLLELAQAQERAPSPARMGLRSPRGSGHSSPVPNPAPASPGPAQLQLVREQMAVALRRLRELEEQARALPELQEQVRALRAEKARLLAGRRLPEFDVEAEARPEKLAQLRRLTERLATSERGVRSRASPGADGPDGSASRRSEGALQVLGGVPQTREAGTQTMLETEEAGAQAVPETQEAGVGAAPETLEAEAWVTEALLGLPAAAERELELLRASLEHQRGVSELLRGRLRELEEAHEAAEEAEAAAAAEARPQPCEAATQTPWGCAEKATQTETPAEAPALTQENLPGPTDGDMAVAPTGTLKSIMKRRDGTPGAQPSPGPKSLQFVGVLNGEYESSSSEGDSNSDSEDGAAEPPRSSSSGSGDDSGGGSDSGTPGSPSGGEAQDPEPEAEPEPQPGAQGRCELSPRLREACAALHRQLSRPRGVARDSGAARLVAQEWFRVSSQRRSQAEPVAGVLGAVGRLGRELLEHVVNLADGNGNTALHYSVSHGNLAIASLLLDTGVCNVDHQNRAGYSALMLAALTSVGQDEDMVVVQRLFCMGNVNAKASQTGQTALMLAISHGRQDMVAALLACGADVNAQDADGATALMCASEYGRLDTVRLLLAQPGCDPALLDNEGTSALAIALEAEQDEVAALLHAHLSSGQPGPLLSPDSPMAVPGEGECSDSEKDPQPQ comes from the exons ATGGCCAAGTTTGCCCTGAATCAGAACCTGCCTG TCTCTCCAGGTCTCCTAGGTCTGACGCCCCCCTCAGCCCCTGTCATGCCTGTAGACCTGGGTGGCCCTCGCCTGTGCCCCGGTGCCAGTGCAGGCGCCCGCAGCCCGAGCTCGCCCTACTCGGTGGAAACGCCATACGGCTTCCACCTGGACCTGGACTTCCTCAAGTACGTGGAGGAGTTGGAGCGCGGCCCCGCAACTCGCCGCGCCCCGGGACCCCAGGCCGCGCGCCGACCCCGCGCGTCCCGGACCGGCCTCGCGGGCGCGCGCAGCCCAGGAGTCTGGACATCCAGCGAGTCCTTGGCCAGTGACGACGGCGGAGCGTCGGGCGCACTCTCCCCGGGCGCACCTTCGGGGCTGCTGCTGCCACAGCTGTCGCCCCGTGCGCCCGTGCGCAACCCGCGCGTCGAGCACACCCTCCTGGAGACCAGCCGGCTGCTGGAGCTGGCGCAGGCGCAGGagcgcgcgcccagccccgctcGCATGGGCCTGCGCAGCCCGCGCGGGTCCGGCCACAGCAGCCCGGTCCCCAACCCAGCCCCCGCCTCTCCTGGCCCCGCGCAGCTGCAGCTGGTGCGCGAGCAGATGGCAGTGGCGCTGCGGCGCCTGCGCGAGCTCGAGGAGCAGGCGCGCGCGCTGCCCGAACTGCAAGAGCAGGTGCGCGCGCTGCGCGCGGAGAAGGCGCGGTTGCTAGCCGGGCGCCGGCTGCCGGAGTTCGACGTGGAGGCCGAGGCGCGCCCAGAGAAGCTTGCACAGCTCCGGCGGCTCACCGAGCGCCTGGCCACCTCTGAGCGCGGCGTTCGCTCCAGGGCCAGCCCCGGGGCTGACGGCCCCGACGGGTCGGCTTCTAGGCGCAGTGAAGGCGCCCTGCAAGTCCTCGGCGGGGTGCCCCAGACGCGGGAGGCTGGCACACAGACCATGCTGGAGACGGAAGAGGCGGGAGCCCAGGCAGTGCCAGAGACCCAGGAGGCCGGCGTGGGGGCAGCTCCCGAGACCCTTGAGGCGGAAGCGTGGGTAACCGAGGCGCTGCTGGGGCTGCCCGCGGCCGCCGAGCGCGAGCTGGAGCTGCTGCGCGCCAGCCTGGAGCATCAGCGCGGGGTGAGCGAGCTCTTGCGGGGTCGGCTGCGCGAGCTGGAGGAGGCCCACGAGGCTGCCGAGGAAGCAgaagcagcggcagcggcagaggCCCGGCCCCAGCCGTGCGAGGCTGCCACCCAGACCCCCTGGGGTTGTGCCGAGAAGGCCACTCAGACAGAGACCCCCGCGGAGGCCCCTGCTCTGACGCAGGAGAACCTGCCTGGACCCACAGATGGGGACATGGCGGTGGCGCCCACGG GCACCCTCAAATCCATTATGAAGAGGAGAGACGGTACACCTGGCGCCCAACCCAGCCCCGGACCCAAGAGCCTGCAGTTTGTTGGGGTCCTCAACGGAGA GTATGAGAGCTCATCCAGCGAGGGTGACAGCAACAGCGACAGTGAGGACGGCGCTGCTGAGCCTCCGAGGAGCAGCTCCTCGGGCTCAGGTGACGACAGTGGCGGCGGATCGGACTCAGGCACCCCCGGCTCTCCCAGCGGCGGGGAGGCCCAGGACCCCGAGCCCGAGGCAGAGCCAGAGCCTCAGCCAGGAGCGCAAGGGAG GTGCGAGCTGAGCCCGCGTTTGCGGGAGGCGTGCGCAGCGCTGCACCGACAGCTGAGCCGACCCCGTGGAGTCGCCCGCGACAGC GGCGCAGCGCGCCTGGTGGCCCAGGAGTGGTTTCGAGTGTCGAGCCAACGGCGCTCTCAAGCGGAGCCCGTGGCCGGCGTGCTGGGCGCGGTGGGGCGCCTGGGACGCGAGCTGCTGGAGCACGTGGTGAACCTGGCGGATGGCAACGGGAACACAGCCTTGCACTACAGCGTGTCCCATGGGAACCTGGCCATCGCGAGCTTGCTGCTGGATACGG GGGTCTGCAACGTTGACCATCAGAACCGAGCCGGCTACTCGGCCCTCATGTTGGCTGCACTCACCTCTGTGGGGCAAGATGAGGACATGGTTGTGGTCCAGAGACTCTTCTGCATGGGCAATGTTAACGCCAAGGCCAGCCAG ACAGGACAGACAGCCCTCATGCTGGCCATCAGCCATGGCCGCCAGGACATGGTAGCAGCCCTCCTGGCGTGTGGGGCAGATGTGAATGCACAGGATGCAGATGGAGCCACAGCGCTGATGTGCGCCAGTGAGTACGGGCGCCTGGACACTGTCCGGCTGCTGCTGGCCCAGCCAGGCTGTGACCCTGCCCTCCTGGACAAT GAAGGCACCAGCGCCCTAGCCATTGCCCTGGAGGCTGAGCAGGACGAGGTGGCCGCTCTGCTGCACGCCCACCTGAGCTCTGGCCAGCCTGGTCCCCTG TTGTCCCCTGACTCTCCCATGGCCGTGCCCGGTGAAGGAGAATGCAGCGACAGTGAAAAGGACCCCCAGCCTCAATGA